The genomic DNA TCCAGCAGGTCGCGGTGCTGCGCCTCGGGCGTCAGGCCCGCGGCGGCGCGGGCGGCCACGATGGCCCCGGCGGACGTGGCGATCACCGTGCGGTCCCGCGCGCCGGTGAGGATGCCGGCGCCGCCCTCGGCCAATCCCGCCAGGATCCCGGTGAGCCAGGCGCGGCCGGTCAGCCCGGTCCCGCCCAGCACGACCGCGAGTCCGGACCTGCCATAAGTGCTCATGCCTCCCTTAGTACCTGCTCACCTGACGTAATCTGCGGCGCCACCCCGGTCGGATGACGAGACGCGCCGATTGCCGCGTGGACTCGCGCGCGGGCGCTGTGGCACGCTGACCACGTGTTCGTCACTGCCGCGCGCGTGCCCGCCCCGTCTGGGCGACTTCTTCGCCGCCGCGACGGGGCCTGATCGACCGGGCCGTCCCCGTCGCGGAGAGCGCCGCTGCCCTCGCCACGTGCAGCCCTGGCAGGCCTGGAGCTTCGAACCGCAAGGCCACCCAGGACGAGGAAGACACGAGACGATGAAGAACAACCAGCAGCCCTCCGGCATGCCGATCGTGAAGTACCGCAGCTTCGAAGAGGTCATCCCCACCAGGCTGGCGGACCGCACCTGGCCGGACCGCGTGATCACCACGGCCCCGCGCTGGTGCGCCGTCGACCTGCGCGACGGCAACCAGGCCCTCATCGACCCCATGAACGCCGAGCGCAAGCTGCGGATGTTCCAGCTGTTGGTGCGGATGGGTTACAAGGAGATCGAGATCGGGTTCCCGTCGGCGAGCCAGACCGACTACGACTTCGCGCGGTTGCTGATCGAGGACGGGCACATCCCCGATGACGTGACCATCCAGGTGTTGACCCAGGCGCGGGACCACCTGGTGGAGCGGACATACGACGCCATCGCCGGCGCGCACAGCGCCGTCGTGCACTTCTACAACTCGACGTCGATCCTGCAGCGCGAGGTCGTCTTCCACACCGACGTCGACGGGGTCACCGATATCGCCGTCCAAGCCGCGCGGCTGTGCCGCAAGCTGGAGCAGCAGATCCCGGACACGAAGATCACCTACGAATACAGCCCAGAGTCGTTCACCGGCACTGAGCTGGCTGCCGCTGTCTCGGTCTGCAATGCCGTCATCGAGGAGATCGACCCGCGGCCGGACGCGCCGATGATTATCAATCTGCCGGCCACGGTGGAGATGGCCACGCCGAACGTCTACGCCGACTCGATCGAATACATGCACCGCCACCTGGCCCGCCGCGACTCGGTGATTTTGTCGCTGCACCCGCACAACGACCGGGGGACCGGCGTCGCCGCGGCCGAGCTGGGATATCTGGCCGGGGCCGACCGCATCGAGGGCTGCCTGTTCGGCAACGGCGAGCGCACCGGCAACGTCTGCCTGGTGACGCTGGGGTTGAACCTGTTCAGCCAGGGCATCGACCCGCAGATCGACTTCTCGGACATCGACGAGATCCGGCGTACGGTCGAGCACTGCAACCAGTTGCCGGTGGGGGAGCGGCACCCGTACGGCGGGGATCTGGTGTATACGGCGTTTTCGGGGTCCCACCAGGACGCCATCAAGAAGGGCTTCGAGGACATGGAGCGCCGGGCTGCCGCCGAGGGCAAGTCCATCGACGAGCTGGTCTGGGGCGTCCCGTACTTGCCGATCGACCCGCACGACGTCGGCCGGTCGTACGAGGCCGTGGTGCGGGTCAACAGCCAGTCCGGTAAGGGCGGCGTGGCGTACCTGATGAAGTCCGAGTACGGCATGGACCTGCCGCGGCGCCTGCAGATCGAGATGAGCGCCGTCGTCCAGCGCAAGACCGACACCGAGGGCGGCGAGGTCGGCGCGGCCCAGATGTGGTCGATCTTCGCGGACGAGTACCTGCCTGGGACCAACGAGGGCGCGGCCGCGTGGGGTCGCTTCGCGCCGGTCTCGTCGAAGACCACCTCGGACCCCGATGGTCGGGACCACGTCGAGGCGGTGGTCACCGACCGGGGTCGCCAGGTGACGTTGGATGGCCACGGCAACGGGCCGATCGCGGCGTTCATCGACGGGCTGCACTCGTACGGGATCGACGTGCGGGTCCTCGACTACTCCGAGCACGCGCTGAGCTCGGGCGGGGACGCGCGGGCGGCGTCGTACGTCGAGTGCGCCGTCGGCGACCGCGTCCTGTGGGGCGTCGGGGTGCACGCCTCGATCGTGCGGGCGTCGTTCATGGCGATCCTGTCGGCGGTCAACCGGGCACAGCGCTCGGAGTCCGAGGCGGGCCGGGGCATGTCCGGCGTGGGTCAAGAGGGCACGGCGATCAGCCGCCCCGGCGGCGGCCCCTGACGCCGTACGGCGCCTCCCCCCGCCCCCAACCCTGCCTCCGCTCCGGGCCCCGGCCCCGCCCCCCAGCCTGACGAGAGTTCACTCGCATCAGGGTGGGTGAACACCTACGAGCTGGAGGGTCCACCCACCCTGAGAGGAGTCGACACTCCTGGCGGTACGTGTCAAGGTGTTTGGGACATTTAGGCCGCTTCGGAAGTGTGGGAAGCGGAGCTGGTCTGGATGCTGGCTGGCGGCTGGTTGATCCAGGCCTTGGTCGGCACCTTGGGTGCCTGGGGGCGGCCGCCCGGGAAACGGTCGGGACGGGCCCGCCAGGCCGCGTCCAGGGTCTCTTGACGGGTCCGGCGTTGATCGCGCCAGGTCCCGTCATGGACGGAACAAGGGGTGTACAGCCCGATCCCGCAATGCCGGTGATGCTGGTTGTAGTAGCCGGCGAAATCGCGCATGAATATTTGCGCGTCGATCAGCGACCCGAAGTCGTCGGGGAAGGCAGGACAGTACTTGAGGGTTTTAAACGCCGCTTCGGAGTAGGGATTGTCGTTACTGACCTTGGGTCGCGACAACGACCTGGTGATATCCAGCGCCGACAGGAGCTGCGCGACGGTGCCCGAGGTCATCGGGCCGCCATTATCCGAATGAATGTATCGAGGCAGGACGCCGCGGTTCGCGCGGATCGCGGCATCGATGAAGTCGCGGGCCAACACCTTATCCTCACGGGTATGGACTTCGACGTGAATGATTTTCCGGGAGTAGATATCAATCATCACGTACGCGCTGTAGTACACCCCCTTGCTCGGGCCCTTGAGTTTGGTGATGTCCCAGCTGAACACCTGATCGGGGCCGGTAGCCAGCAGCTGCGGCTTGACCCGCGAGGGGGTGGGAAGCGACCGCCCGCCGCTCACGAACTTGCTGGTGAGCACGCAGGATTCGGTACATCGTGGATACCGAGCACAGGTACCGGCCCTCGTCCAGCAGCGTGGCCCACACCTGCGCGGGGGCCTTATCGGCGAACCGGTCGCTGTTGAGGACCTCCAGCACAGCAGCCGTCTCAGCGGGGCTCAACGCCGAGGGCATCACCTTGGGTTTGGGCGCCCGAGACGGTCCGAACGGTTTCCTGTCCCGGGCCCGCCACCGATACACACTCGAGCGGGCAATCCCGGTCAACGCCGACGCAGCGCTGGTCCCGGCCAGGGCCTCGATCGCCTCGAACGCGGGCCACAGCACCGCGGTCACTGCTGCTTTCCCGGCGCGCTCTTGGACACCGTCTCCAAGAGCGCGTGTGCTTTTCCCATGACCTCCAACATCGATTTCGTCATGTCCAACTCGGCCTGCAACCGCACATTCTCGGCCTCTAACTGGGCCTGCCGCGAACGGTCCCGGCTCGGGGTCAGACCCGCAACCGGGGTATCCCGCAAACGGCCCTCCTCGACCGCTTTGCGCCACTTCTGCACATGAGAGTCATACAAACCCTCACGACGCAAAATCGCGCCCCGCGCCCCGGACCGTCCGCCGCGTCATACTCCTGGACCACCGCCGCCTTAAACGCCGCCGTGAACCTACGCCGCGAAGACCGCGCCGGCCGATCCGCCTGACTCATCGTCACCGATCCATCTGCTCTCTCGCCCCGTCAACCACCACACAACCGGACCCACCGGCTGTCCCACTGCACCTTGACAGACAGGGTGGCGCCGGCGGCGCCGCGGGGGATGGGGGGAGTGCCGCGGGGCGATGGGGGGAGTGCCAGGCGGGGCCGGGGCGATGGGGCGGACCAGACGGGCCGGGGCTGGGGCTCTGCCTATCCACACCCCCTCGGCTACGCACAGGTTCTCGGCGAGGTCGGGGGCGGCGTTTGTCGGGCCCGCACACTGCACCCATGGACCTCGCCACCTTGGCCACGACCTGCTTCATCGGTGCCAGCTACGGACTGCGCAGCACCGCGGAGCTGCGCCAACGCGGCGTCGAGAAGGAGGCGCTCGCGAGCCTGCTGCGCCACAACGTGCTGACGCGGGTGACGACGGGCTACTTCGCTCTCGCCGACCCGCGGCTGGAGCCGCTGGCGGCGCAGGTGCGAAGGGCCCGAGCGCTCGAGCTGCGATACGGGCACAGGGTCATGGCCAGCCATCACCTCGCCGTCGCGATGCGGGGACTTCCTCTGCGTTCCCTCCCGACCGAGCTGGTCCACCTCACCTACCGACATGGTGGGCGCTATCGGCGGCGGTCGGATCACATCGTTCACGCCGCGCCCTCGGGCTTGGTCGTCGCCCGTGTGTCAAGGGACAGTCGGAACTGCCCAGTGGCGGACATGAAAGCTGCCCGCTGACGGTCACGAGATCTGCCCGGTGGTGGCCACGGGATCTACCCAAGGGGGTTGTGGCCACCACCGACCAGGGTGGTCAGTTCAACGGGCTCACCCCTTGACCGGCGAGTGCTTGGGTGAGCCGGACGCTGTCGCCGCTGGTCTGGCAGACGTGGGCGTGGTGGAGCAGTCGGTCCACCGTGGCGGTGGCCAGCGTCTTGGGCATCAGCTCGTCGAACCCAGAGGGGTGGAGGTTCGAGCTGATCGCGACTGACCGCTTCTCATAGGCGGCGTCGACGAGTCTGTAGAGCCCCTCGGCGGCGTCCGCGGCGACCGGCAGCAGGCCGATGTCATCGACGATGACCAGGTCGGCGCGCAGGACCCGGGCGATGGCCTTGGTGACAGTGTCGTCCGCACGGTGCCTTCGGAGTAGGACGCCGAGGTCTTCCAGGGTGAACCAGGCGACCTTCAACCCGGCCTCGACGGCTTGCTGGCCAAGGGCCTCCAGCAGGAACGTCTTCCCGGTGCCCGACGGGCCGCAGACCACGAGGTTCTCGCGGCGGTGGACCCATTCCAGGGTGCGGAGCGCCTGCTGGGTCGGGACTGGGATCGAGGATGCCTCGGGCTGCCACGCGTCGAAGGTCTTCCCGGTGGGGAAGCCCGCCGACGCTCGCCGGGTGACAAGTGCGGAACGCTCCCGGCCGGCGACCTCCTCGGCGAACAGCGCCTTCAACACCTCGGCGGGCTCCCAGCGTTGGGCTTTCGCGGTTGCGACGACCTCGGGTGCGTGACGACGGATGTGCGGCAGCCGCAACCGGCGCAACAGCTCCTCCAGTTCGGCTGGCAGCGGCGGTGCTGACGCCGTGCTTCTCGTCGTCATCGGGCCACCTCGTTCCCGTCGCGGCCGTCGTGCTGGCCGACCTGTTCACCGAGCCGTGCCCATGCGCTGGTGCCCTGGGTCAGCGAGGAGTCCTCGCTGGCCCGGTGCTCACCGGCTTTCGGTGCTCGGGCGTGGTGGTCCAGGATCGAGGACAGGTCTGCTTCGGCGAACCGGCCGTGCACGGCGGCGTGGCCCAGTGCCCAGTCGACCTCGACGGGGTCGAACAGCTTAGCCAAGCTGAGGGCTTCGGCCATCTTGACGCGCATCCGTGGTGTGCCTGCGGCGGCGGCCTCGATCAGCCACAACCTCGCGCCCTCGCCCAGGTCGAGGAAGTCGGACTCGGCCGGGTTCTTCGCACGGGGCTGGCGGTCCAGTGGCCCGGACGGCTGGGCTGGGAAGTGCTCGTCATCGATCTTCGGGGTGCCGGGTGTGGCCCGGCGGTGGCGGGCGACTTCGAGGGGACCGTCCTGGCCGACGTGGACGATGACGACCCACTCGTCCTCGCCGACACCATGGGCACGGACCCACACCGTCGCACCCAGCAGGGCATGCGGGACCGAGTACTGGCCGGACTCGAACATCACCATCGGTGTGTTGCCCGGCACCACCCGCGTGGTGCCGAACGCGACCGTGTGCGGGGTCATCGGGACCGGGTGCAGCCGGACCCGTTCCTCGGCGAGCATCTCGATCGGTGGCCGACGAGTGACCCGGTGCGCTCGGGTGTTGACCTTCTCGCAGAACTCCACGCACGCCGCCTCGAGCTCGGCGAACGAGGCGTACCCCTCGCGCAGGTTGGTGTCCTTGGGGACCAGGTCGGCCTTGCTGATCTTCACCGACGACTCGGTGCCGCCCTTGGACGCCGGATCGGCCGGGACGCAGGTGTGCACGACCATCGAGTAGTGCTCGGCGAACGCCACCAGCTGCGGATTCCGCACCGGAATTCCGGCGATGTGCTCGACCGTGACGGTCTTCTCGTTGTCGGTCAACACATAGGTCGGCACCCCACCCAGCCGCCGGAACGTCACGTCCAGGGCAGCGAACACCGAGGGCATCGTCTTGTCGCGGATCGGCAACACGACCCGGAACCGCGACCAAGCCAGCCAGGCGACGAACAGCACGGTCTTGACGCCGTCGACGACGGGGCCATCGCCGTAGTCGTACTGCAACCACATCCCCGGCTCAGTCACCCAGGGACGGTGCACCCGCACGTGTCCGGCCCGGTAGGACTTCTTGACCTTCGCGACCGCACGGCGGGTGGTGCGCTCCGACCCTCCGTAGCCCAGGGCGAGCAGCTTCTCGTGCGCCACATCGGCACGGACCTTCCCGACCGACCGCTCGACCCACTCCTCGACCTTGGGCAGATACTCATCGATCAACATCGGCCGCACCGCCGCCGCCGGCAACTCCCCGCCGCCAGCACGGCGATCCACGTACCGCTTCACCGTGTGGTGGGAGCAGCCAGCCAGCTCGCCGGCATCGCGCAACGAACCTGTTAGGTCGTAGGCATCCAACATTTCCATGATCTCCTCGGCAGACTTCAACTCATCCCTTCCTCGGGAGCGATAGGGCGCATCAGCACCGCTCATCGCACCCGAGGAAGGGGCCTCAACCGCGCAGGTCGGCGAGGCAGACGACGTCGTGTCGGGCAGATCCCATGACCGTCAGTGGGCAGTTCTCACGTCCGCCAGCGGGCAGCTTCGTGGCCGTCTCCGGGCAGTTTCTCGTGGCCGCCGACACCCGTGGTCCGATCCCCCTCGCCGAGGCGTTGATCCAATGCGGCTCGACGTGGGGGGAGGAGGCCTTCGTCGTGCCGGCCGATCAGGCCCTGCGACAGCGGCTCGCCAGTGTGTCGGACCTGCTCTGCGCGATTGAGGCCCGGGCCGAGGCGCCCCGCCACCCTCTCTTGCTCCACGCCGTCAGCAGGCTCGACGCCAAGAGCGAATCGCCGGGGGAGAGCCTGCTGAGACTGCGGCTGCGCGACCTCGGCTACCCGGTGACGAGCCAGGAGTGGGCGACTGTTCAGGGTCGTCACTACCGGATCGACCTGGTGATTCAGGGCACTCGGGTGGCGGTCGAGTTCGACGGGATGATCAAGTACGCCGACCGGGCGGAGGCAGCCGCCGCCAAACGCGCAGAGAAGGCCCGCGAAGAGCTATTGCGCTCGGACCATTGGGTGGTCGTCCGGTTTCAGTGGGCCGAGCTGTTCCGGATCGAGGAGATCCAGCGGCGCATCCTCTGGGCGCTGGACCAGGACCGTCGGCAGCGAGCGGCCTAAGACGCGACGCCCGATCCGGGGCAGCCCGTCGAATAACCCCTCCCTTTCCCCGTCGGGAGCCAACTGCTCTAGGGGTGGGTGGACCCCCACGCTCGCGGGAGTTCACCCACCCTCAGGGGAGTCAGCTCTTCCGGGGCGGAGCGGGTGGGACGAGGCGGTACGTCGGGGTGGGGCTGCGGCTCAGCGCACGTCGCGGGGGCGGAACTGGACGCTGATGCGCGGACCGACCGAGGCGTCCACCTTCGGGATGGCGTGTTCCCAGGTGCGCTGGCAGGAGCCACCCATGACCAACAGGTCGCCATGGCCCACGACGTACCGCAGCGAACCCCCGCCCCCGCGCGGCCGCAACAACAGCGGTCGCGGCGTGCCCAGCGAGACGATCGCCACCATCGTGTCCTCGGTCCGGGACCGGCCGATCGTGTCGCCGTGCCAGGCCACCGAGTCGCGCCCGTCCCGGTAGAAACACATTCCCGCGGTGGTGAAGGGTTCGCCGAGCTCGGGGGAGTAGTACGTCGTGAGGGCGTCCCGCGCGGCCGTCAGCACCGGGTGCGGCAGCGCCTCCGCGGCGCCGTAGAAGCGCAGCAGCCGCGGGGTGTCGACGACGCGGTCGTACATGCGGCGCCGCTCGGCCTGCCACTCCACGTCGTCGCGCAGCTGCGCGAACAGGCCGTCCGAGCCGGTCAGCCACCCAGGCCGCAGGTCCACCCAGGCCCCGGCGGACAGCGTCGTCCGGTGCACGGCCCCCGCCAACTCGCGCAGCCCAATCGCGTCGTCGAGGTCCAGGAGGGATCCCTGCAGGGCGGTCATGCCCGGCATCGTACACCTGTACGAGCCCACGCGCCCGTCGACCCGTCCCGACGCGACGGAGTTGGGCGATCGTCCGGCACGCCACGCGGATGTACCCAAGGTTGTCGCCGCGGCCAGGCAGAATGGCGACGTGCCCCTGTACCGCGAGGCCGCGATCGTGCTCCGCACCCAGAAGCTGGGGGAAGCGGACCGCATCGTCACGCTCCTCACGCGCGAGCGTGGCCTGGTGCGCGCCGTGGCCAAGGGGGTCCGCAAGACCAAGTCCCGCTTCGGCGCCCGGCTGGAGCCCGCGATGGTCGTCGACGTCATGTGCTACGAGGGCCGCAACCTCGACACGGTCACCCAGGCGGAGACGATCGCGCCGTACGGCGACGCCATCGCCCGCGACTACATCGCCTGGACCGCCGCCACCGCGATGTGCGAGACCGCCGAGCGGCTCACCTCAGAGCGCGATCCCAGCCCGCAGCACTTCCGGCTCCTCGCCGGCGGGCTGGCCAGCCTGGCCAGCCACGACCACGAGGCCGGCCTGGTGCTCGACGCGTACCTCCTGCGGGCCCTGTCGGTGGCCGGCTGGGCCCCGAGCTTCCGGGACTGCGCGCGCTGCGGCGCGCCGGGTCCGCACAAGGCGTTCAACCTCGCCTCGGGGGGGTGCGTGTGCCCGAGCTGTCGTACGCCGGGGTCGGCGGCGCCCGCCCTCGACACCCTGGAGCTGCTCGGCGCGCTGTTGGAAGGCGATTGGGTGACCGCCGACGCGAGCCTGCCCAAGCACCGACGCGAGGGCAGCGGCCTGGTCACGGCGTTCCTGCAGTGGCACCTCGAGCGGGGCGTCCGCTCGCTGCGGCTCGTCGAGAGGACCTGAAGCCATGGCCGTGCAGCCGCCCTTCCCGCACCCGACCGGCGTCCGACCCCCGGCGATCCCGCCGGAGCTGGTCCCGCACCACGTCGCGATCGTCATGGACGGCAACGGCCGCTGGGCCAACCAGCGCGGCCTGCCGCGGACCGAGGGGCACCGCGCCGGCGAGGCGGCGCTGATGGACGTGCTGGCCGGCTGCATTGAGATTGGGGTCAAGCACATCTCGGCGTACGCCTTCTCCACCGAGAACTGGAACCGCTCCGCCGACGAGGTGCGCTTCCTCATGGGGTTCAACCGCGAGGTCATCCGCCGCCGGCGGGACCAGATGTCGGCGATGGGGGTGCGGGTCAAGTGGGTCGGGCGGCGGCCGCGGCTGTGGAAGTCGGTGATCGATGAGCTGCTCGATGCCGAGCGGCTGAGCGGCCACAACACGACCCTCACCCTCAACTTCTGCGTGAACTACGGCGGCCGGGCCGAGATCGTCGACGCCGTGCGTGACATCGTCGAGGAGGCGCGGCGCGGCCGGATCAAGGGCCGCGGCATCGACGAGGCCAGCTTCGCGCGGCACCTCTACGACCCGGACATGCCGGACGTCGACCTGTTCATCCGATCCTCGGGGGAGCAGCGCACGAGCAACTTCCTGTTGTGGCAGAGCGCGTACGCCGAGATGGTGTTCCTGGACACGCTCTGGCCGGACTTCGACCGGCGACACCTGTGGGAGGCGATCGAGATCTACGCGCAACGGGATCGACGGTACGGCGGCGCGGTGGACCGCGCCGAGCACGGGCCGGCTCCGGGAGATCAGGAGGCGGGCCGATGAGGACCCTCGCCCGCATGATCGTCGGACTGCTGACCGTCATCGGAGCCCTGGCCGTGGTGGTGCTCGTCGTCGGGCTCGTCGCGCTGAAGTCCGCGCCGGCCAGCCTCGGCGGTGCGCCGGCCTCGCCCTCGACGTCCTCGGCGCCGGCCGGAAAGGCGGGTGACCTCATCGCCAACAACCTGTCCGCCGACGTCGTGGTGCCCTTCGCCCGGCTGGAGCAGCAGGCCGGCAACGGCGTACGGCTCAGCGACGCCGGCGGCGGCAAGATCCGCGTCAACGCACCGTTCAGCGCGTTCGGTCGGGATCTGCGCGTCGAGACCGACGGGAACATGACCGTGCAGGGCAACGACGTCGTGGTGCAGCCGACGACGCTGCGCATCGAGGGCCTCTCGGCGTTGGACGGCGTCCTGTCCGTGGTTGCGCGGCAGGCGGCGGGCGTGAAGGTCCCCATCACGGACTTGCCCAAGGGTGTGACGGTCAAGACCGTGACGTCGACGAAGGACGGCCTGAAGGCCCACGTCGAGGGCAATGGCGTGCCGCTGCCGGCCTCCTAGCCCCGCTCCGGCACTGCCCCCTGCCCCCGCGGGCGCCGATCTGTCGCCAGGTGGACAACTCGCCGGCCGCTGAGGAGGGGACGGACGTCCGACGTACCGGTTTGCATAGTCATGCAGGGTTCTGAATAATCATCGACATGAGCAAGGTGCTGACGTCCCTACCCGCCGGCGAGAAGGTCGGACTCGCGTTCTCCGGGGGCCTCGACACCTCCGTGGCCGTGGCGTGGATGCGCGAGAAGGGCTCGGTGCCCTACACCTACACGGCCGACATCGGCCAGTACGACGAGCCGGACATCGCCTCGGTGCCCGGGCGGGCGATGGAGTACGGCGCGGAGGCCAGCCGCCTCGTCGACTGCCGCCACGCGCTCGTCGAGGAGGGCCTGGTCGCGCTCGCCTGCGGGGCCTTCCACATCCGCAGCGCCGGGCGGTCGTACTTCAACACCACCCCCCTCGGTCGGGCCGTGACCGGCACCTTGCTGATCCGCGCCATGATGGCCGACGGCGTCCAGATCTGGGGTGACGGGTCGACGTTCAAGGGCAACGACATCGAGCGGTTCTACCGCTACGGCCTGCTCGCCAACCCCAACCTGCGCATCTACAAGCCGTGGCTCGACACCGCGTTCGTCACGGAGCTGGGCGGCCGGCAGGAGATGAGCGAGTGGCTCGCCCAGCGGAAGTTGCCGTACCGAGACAGCCAGGAGAAGGCCTACTCGACCGACGCCAACATCTGGGGCGCCACCCACGAGGCCAAGCGGCTGGAGCACCTGGACACCGGCATCGAGGACGTCGTCGAGCCGATCATGGGCGTCGCGTTCTGGCGGGAGGACGTCGAGATCGCCACGGAGGACGTAACGCTCGGCTTCGAGCAGGGTCGGCCGGTCTCGATCAACGGGGAACGCTTCGAGTCCGCGGTCGCCCTGGTCGACGCGGCCAACAAGATCGGCGGTCGGCACGGACTCGGCATGTCCGACCAGATCGAGAACCGGATCATCGAGGCCAAGTCCCGCGGGGTCTACGAGGCGCCCGGCATGGCGCTGCTGTTCATCGCGTACGAGCGGCTCGTCAATGCGATCCACAACGAGGACACCATCGCGACGTACCACGCCGAGGGCCGCCGGCTCGGCCGCCTCATGTACGAGGGCCGCTGGCTCGACCCTCAGTCCCTCATGCTGCGCGAGTCGCTGCAGCGCTGGGTCGGTTCCGCGGTCACCGGCGAGGTGACGCTGCGGCTGCGGCGCGGCGAGGACTACTCGATCATCGACACCACGGGCCCGGCGTTCAGCTACCACCCCGACAAGCTGTCGATGGAACGGACCGAGGGCGCCGCGTTCGGCCCGACCGACCGGATCGGCCAGCTCACCATGCGCAACCTCGACATCGCGGATTCGCGGTCGCGGCTGGAGCAGTACGTCGGGCTGGGCCTCCTCGGGGCGGCGGGCGAGGGCATCAAAGCCCTCGGCCTGGCCAACACCGACCTGGTCGGCGAGCTCGAGCCCGGCGGCGCGGAGGTCATCGCCAAGCGCCGGGTTCCGGACGGCACGGACGACGAGGCGCTGGACGACGCCGCGATGGAGTTCGGCGCGGACTGATGATCGATCCCGATGCCGTACGCCGGGTGGAGGCGGCCCTGCGCGCCCTCGGCCACGGCGGCGAGGTCCGGCACCTGGCCACCCACGTGCCGACCAGCGCGGCGGCCGCTCAGGTCCTGGGCTGCCCCATCGAGGCGATCGCGAACAGCCTGGTCTTCGTGGCCGACGGCGCCCCGGTCCTCGTGTTGGCAAGCGGCGGCCGCAAGGTCGACACGAAGCGCCTCAAGGCCGCGCTGGGGGCTCGCAAGGTATCGATGGCGGCGCCGGACGTCGTGTTGGCCGCGACCGGGCAGCACGTCGGCGGGGTCGCGCCGGTCGGGCACCCGACGCCGCTGCGCACCCTCGTGGACGCCGCGCTGGGGGACCACGACGTGCTCTGGGCCGGCGGCGGGGACGAGCTCACGATGTTGTCGACCAACCTGCCGGAGCTGTTGGTTATGACCGGCGGGGAGCTGTTCCCGACGGGCTGACGGGCGCAAGTGCGGCTGCGGGTGAGGCCGCGCGAGGGACGGCGGCGCGCAGCGGTCTCTAGGGGCGCGGCGGTTCAGCGGCCGTTCAGCAGGGCCGCGGTGTTCTAGCGGGGGACCGCCCGGACGAGCGCGAGCGCGATCAGCAACAGCACGACGGCAACGCGCAGCAGCCGGTCGTTGAGGGACAGTCGCGACCACGATCCCGCCGCCGTGACGGCGATGCCGACGGCAACGCCACCGACGAGGCTCGCGCCGAGCCAGCCACCGACGATCAACCCGATCGCGACGACGGCGAGGGCGCAGACGCCACTGAGGACGACGAGCCGACGCGCCCGCGCCTGCCGTTGGGCGGCCTCGGGGGAGTCCCCGCAGCAGGCGCGGCTCTCGGCGGCGTCCGACGTGGCAGGCGGACTCAGGTGCTGGTGGGCGTGCTCGGTCACGGTGCCCCAGCATAATCGGGTCACGCTCCGTGGGGCCGGGCGCACCGGACCTCCGGTCGCGGGGATTTGGCGCAGGACTCGGGGGGCGCCGCCGATGAGGGCCTCGTCCGTTCGCACCGTCGAGGAGATCCCCGTGCGCCCGCTCGTCCGCCGCTGCGCGTCCGTCGCCGGCCTGGCCGTGGGTCTGTCGCTGGGGTTGACGGCCGCCACCGGCCCCGACGCGGCGACCGAGCCGGCGCTCGCTGGCCGCGCCGACGCGGTCACCGCGACCGAGCCGGCGCTCGCTGGCCGCGCCGACGCGGTCACCGCGACCGATCGGGCGGCGCGTGCCGAGGACGAGCACGGGCCGACGCCGCAGGTACTCGCCGCCGCGCTGACTCTCGCCGATCGCGTCGGCGCCAGGTTCGGGGGCAGTTATTGGGACGCCG from Austwickia sp. includes the following:
- a CDS encoding isoprenyl transferase, giving the protein MAVQPPFPHPTGVRPPAIPPELVPHHVAIVMDGNGRWANQRGLPRTEGHRAGEAALMDVLAGCIEIGVKHISAYAFSTENWNRSADEVRFLMGFNREVIRRRRDQMSAMGVRVKWVGRRPRLWKSVIDELLDAERLSGHNTTLTLNFCVNYGGRAEIVDAVRDIVEEARRGRIKGRGIDEASFARHLYDPDMPDVDLFIRSSGEQRTSNFLLWQSAYAEMVFLDTLWPDFDRRHLWEAIEIYAQRDRRYGGAVDRAEHGPAPGDQEAGR
- a CDS encoding YbaK/EbsC family protein; this translates as MIDPDAVRRVEAALRALGHGGEVRHLATHVPTSAAAAQVLGCPIEAIANSLVFVADGAPVLVLASGGRKVDTKRLKAALGARKVSMAAPDVVLAATGQHVGGVAPVGHPTPLRTLVDAALGDHDVLWAGGGDELTMLSTNLPELLVMTGGELFPTG
- the argG gene encoding argininosuccinate synthase, whose translation is MSKVLTSLPAGEKVGLAFSGGLDTSVAVAWMREKGSVPYTYTADIGQYDEPDIASVPGRAMEYGAEASRLVDCRHALVEEGLVALACGAFHIRSAGRSYFNTTPLGRAVTGTLLIRAMMADGVQIWGDGSTFKGNDIERFYRYGLLANPNLRIYKPWLDTAFVTELGGRQEMSEWLAQRKLPYRDSQEKAYSTDANIWGATHEAKRLEHLDTGIEDVVEPIMGVAFWREDVEIATEDVTLGFEQGRPVSINGERFESAVALVDAANKIGGRHGLGMSDQIENRIIEAKSRGVYEAPGMALLFIAYERLVNAIHNEDTIATYHAEGRRLGRLMYEGRWLDPQSLMLRESLQRWVGSAVTGEVTLRLRRGEDYSIIDTTGPAFSYHPDKLSMERTEGAAFGPTDRIGQLTMRNLDIADSRSRLEQYVGLGLLGAAGEGIKALGLANTDLVGELEPGGAEVIAKRRVPDGTDDEALDDAAMEFGAD